Proteins from a genomic interval of Anabrus simplex isolate iqAnaSimp1 chromosome 13, ASM4041472v1, whole genome shotgun sequence:
- the LOC136884888 gene encoding gastrula zinc finger protein XlCGF57.1: MDLEVLIKQEPICFEETSNTSCPSSNIKDEICVDEHTVGQLVASFYEEEKFGTVAYLTRSPVGTCKSSYNILKDGSELTCNLPVRNDCKVQVFPDSNRGPIHPVRQRVLGSSAFGSKIPENSNFRRDPVERAEKRVYSCKQCGNIFLEESNLQQHLLSHFYARPHCCDQCFKKFSHKSVLRQHLQTHTGERPLSCVQCGYKCSQNSDLRRHLLIHTGERQHVCNQCGNTFSQKSHLWRHLIIHTGVRSYLCDHCGTTFSHMSHLRNHLHTHTGMRQYLCEQCGNAFFNVCHLRRHLSTHTGDRPYCCDRCGNMFSQKSGLRRHLFTHTEERPFACVQCDKKFSHKSYLRNHLRSHTGERAFSCDVCHKEFSRKSHLRNHLLTHAGDRELSCDDCGMKFSKKHFLRLHMQVHSRARRPTLKLM, translated from the exons ccttccagcaatattaaggatgaaatatgcGTAGATGAACACACAGTTGGTCAGTTGGTCGCTTCTTTCTATGAAGAAGAAAA ATTTGGGACTGTTGCTTATTTGACCAGATCTCCAGTGGGTACATGTAAGAGTAGCTACAATATATTGAAGGATGGAAGTGAGCTAACGTGTAATTTGCCTGTACGTAATGATTGCAAAGTACAGGTGTTCCCTGACTCCAATCGAGGGCCAATCCATCCCGTTAGACAACGGGTACTTGGTTCTAGTGCGTTTGGTTCTAAGATTCCAGAGAATTCGAACTTTCGGCGAGACCCCGTTGAACGTGCTGAGAAGCGTGTATACTCATGTAAACAATGTGGTAATATATTCTTAGAAGAGTCGAATCTTCAGCAACACCTGCTTTCACATTTTTATGCTCGTCCACACTGCTGTGATCAATGTTTTAAGAAATTTTCTCACAAGTCCGTTCTACGGCAACACCTGCaaacacatactggtgagcgtccactcTCTTGTGTTCAGTGTGGTTATAAATGTTCTCAAAACTCGGATCTTCGGCGACACCTACTTATACATACTGGCGAGCGCCAACATGTTTGTAATCAATGTGGTAATACGTTTTCACAGAAGTCGCATCTATGGCGACACCTCATTATACATACTGGTGTGcgttcatatttatgtgatcattGTGGTACTACATTCTCTCACATGTCGCATCTCCGAAACCACCTCCATACACATACAGGGATGCGTCAATACTTGTGTGAACAATGTGGTAATGCATTTTTTAACGTTTGTCATCTTCGGCGACATCTGAGTACACATACGGGTGATCGTCCGTATTGTTGTGATCGCTGCGGTAATATGTTTTCTCAGAAGTCCGGACTTCGGCGACACCTGTTCACACATACTGAAGAGCGTccttttgcctgtgttcaatgtgaTAAAAAGTTTTCTCACAAGTCGTATCTGCGTAATCACCTGCGTTCGCATACTGGTGAGCGTGCATTTTCTTGCGATGTGTGTCACAAGGAGTTCTCACGCAAGTCGCACCTTCGAAATCACCTGCTCACACATGCTGGTGACCGTGAACTTTCATGTGATGATTGTGGAATGAAGTTTTCTAAGAAGCACTTCCTGCGACTTCACATGCAAGTCCATTCTAGAGCGCGACGACCTACCCTGAAGTTAATGTGA